A genomic region of Nostoc sp. UHCC 0702 contains the following coding sequences:
- a CDS encoding phycobilisome linker polypeptide produces MPFGPASRLGVSLFDETPPIESLPGSSGEEAESIIQAVYRQVLGNAYVMESERLVVPESKFKRGEYSVREFVRAVAKSDLYRSRFFSNVPRYRAIELNFRHLLGRPPRDLEETRSHSTILDTKGFEGEIDSYLDSDEYQNTFGENFVPYIRGYKTEAIQNLVQFTHTFQLVRGSASSSLKGDLAGKSPKLNSLVIQSIATPVVSPSSSGATFRTPPVVSRSRQGVGASSDGKVYRIEVTGYRSKAVNAVSKFRRSNQVYLVPYDQLSQEYQRIHQQGGVIASITAV; encoded by the coding sequence ATGCCTTTTGGACCAGCTTCACGCTTGGGGGTCAGCTTATTTGACGAAACCCCTCCGATTGAGTCGTTACCCGGTAGTTCGGGAGAAGAAGCAGAATCGATTATTCAGGCAGTATACAGGCAAGTGTTAGGCAATGCCTATGTAATGGAAAGTGAGCGCCTTGTCGTACCTGAGTCGAAGTTTAAGCGCGGCGAGTACAGCGTCCGTGAATTTGTGCGTGCTGTGGCAAAGTCTGACCTGTACCGTTCTCGCTTTTTCAGCAATGTTCCTCGTTACCGTGCGATCGAACTCAACTTCAGACACCTTCTTGGTCGTCCTCCACGGGATTTAGAAGAAACCCGCTCACACAGCACAATCTTAGATACCAAGGGTTTTGAAGGTGAGATTGATTCCTATCTCGATAGCGATGAATACCAAAATACCTTCGGTGAAAACTTTGTACCCTATATCCGGGGTTACAAAACTGAAGCCATTCAAAACTTAGTTCAGTTTACCCATACCTTCCAATTGGTTCGCGGTTCTGCCAGCAGCAGCCTCAAAGGCGACCTAGCAGGAAAGAGTCCCAAACTGAATTCTTTGGTTATTCAGTCGATCGCCACTCCTGTAGTTTCGCCTTCTAGCAGTGGTGCAACCTTCCGCACACCACCAGTTGTTTCCCGCTCACGTCAAGGAGTGGGTGCTAGCTCTGATGGCAAGGTTTATCGGATTGAAGTTACCGGCTACCGCTCAAAAGCTGTCAATGCAGTTTCCAAGTTCCGCCGCTCGAACCAAGTCTATTTGGTACCCTACGATCAACTGTCGCAAGAGTATCAACGGATTCACCAGCAAGGTGGTGTTATTGCCAGTATTACAGCAGTCTAG
- a CDS encoding phycobilisome rod-core linker polypeptide, whose product MTSATIYELWPTSSLEDIEIVIRAVYKHVLGNPHVLESERLVTAESQLRDRALSVREFVRAVAKSNFYRSRYFESSAPYRFIELNFLHLLGRAPQDQTEISEHIIRAVAEGYDAEIDSYIDSEEYQSAFGENIVPYYRGKNSAANQKQVGYNRIFALDRGPAQVDSAVKSSQLVYAIAANASNKIKPSSSTVIGSGTEKQFKIVVTGSKFDAPRRVSTTEYIVPASKISPQIQRINRTSGKIVSITEI is encoded by the coding sequence ATGACATCCGCAACAATTTATGAACTTTGGCCTACCAGCAGTTTAGAGGACATCGAAATAGTAATTCGGGCAGTTTACAAGCATGTTTTAGGAAATCCTCATGTGTTGGAGAGTGAGCGGCTAGTGACGGCTGAGTCGCAATTGCGCGATCGCGCCCTTAGCGTGCGTGAATTCGTCCGCGCTGTGGCTAAGTCTAATTTCTACCGCAGCCGCTACTTTGAGTCCTCTGCCCCCTACCGCTTTATTGAACTGAATTTCCTGCACTTGCTCGGTCGGGCACCCCAAGACCAAACAGAAATTTCCGAACACATCATCCGCGCTGTTGCTGAAGGTTACGACGCTGAGATTGACTCCTACATCGACAGCGAAGAGTATCAGTCAGCCTTTGGTGAAAATATTGTGCCTTACTATCGCGGCAAAAACAGCGCAGCCAACCAAAAGCAAGTAGGCTACAACCGGATTTTTGCCCTAGATCGTGGCCCTGCTCAAGTCGATAGTGCAGTCAAATCTTCACAGCTTGTCTATGCGATCGCTGCTAACGCTAGCAATAAGATTAAGCCATCTTCATCAACCGTGATTGGCTCAGGTACCGAAAAGCAGTTCAAGATTGTTGTCACTGGCTCCAAATTTGACGCTCCCCGCCGCGTGAGTACCACTGAATACATCGTCCCTGCTAGCAAGATATCCCCACAAATCCAACGGATTAATCGCACCAGCGGTAAAATCGTCAGTATTACAGAGATATGA
- a CDS encoding phycobiliprotein lyase: MNIKEFVERSIGRWRSQRSAHHLAFGHFEAIQSVIDIVAISPDDPAVVDLCKSYNVDTEAVVSPFRMTWDGQSDWDENEVLKGSCILVPVPDPDQPNRGKLLRDQGYAETMAAAGNYYLTEDETFVLVTQYDRAAAEEKIWFVNPNVRCRVSLIKTSAGTGIVTASFSSEIRQEIKNSK; this comes from the coding sequence ATGAACATTAAGGAATTTGTTGAGCGTTCCATTGGGCGTTGGCGATCGCAACGCAGCGCCCATCACTTGGCTTTTGGTCACTTTGAAGCCATACAATCGGTTATCGACATCGTTGCTATTTCCCCAGATGACCCAGCAGTCGTTGACCTTTGCAAGTCCTACAACGTTGATACAGAGGCAGTTGTCTCCCCGTTCCGCATGACTTGGGACGGTCAATCAGACTGGGATGAAAACGAAGTCCTCAAAGGTAGCTGCATCTTGGTTCCTGTTCCCGACCCTGACCAACCCAATCGCGGCAAACTCCTGCGCGATCAAGGTTACGCAGAAACAATGGCAGCAGCTGGTAATTATTACTTGACCGAAGATGAGACTTTCGTCTTAGTTACGCAATACGATCGCGCAGCCGCAGAAGAAAAAATCTGGTTTGTTAACCCTAACGTCCGCTGTCGAGTTTCCCTGATCAAAACCAGCGCTGGTACAGGAATTGTTACAGCCTCTTTTTCATCAGAAATTCGACAAGAAATTAAGAATTCCAAATAA
- a CDS encoding chromophore lyase CpcT/CpeT, with the protein MTTPLHISESESNDLVTLARCMAGDFSNYKQSAENPKNYAHIHVYFRPLPFEFFSSIGFYSEQVYDYDLWNPYRQGVHRLVDRKDHIYIENYSLKNAYLYAGAARELDILKTITTDCIQRRYNCAMIFRRDGDLFRGSVEPGNSCFIERNGCKTYLVSDVEVTQTTWVSLDKGMNVNTHEQVWGSTFGPLRFEKRESFAHEIPTIL; encoded by the coding sequence ATGACTACTCCACTGCATATTTCTGAGTCTGAATCAAATGATTTAGTGACCCTGGCTCGTTGTATGGCAGGGGATTTTAGTAATTACAAACAGTCTGCTGAAAATCCTAAAAATTACGCCCATATCCATGTCTACTTTCGTCCCTTGCCGTTTGAATTCTTCTCTAGCATTGGCTTTTATTCCGAGCAAGTTTACGACTATGATCTTTGGAATCCCTACCGTCAAGGTGTGCATCGGCTGGTAGATCGCAAAGACCACATTTACATCGAAAACTACAGCCTAAAAAATGCATATCTCTATGCCGGTGCAGCGCGGGAATTAGATATTCTTAAGACAATTACAACTGACTGCATTCAACGCCGATATAACTGCGCCATGATTTTCAGGCGAGATGGTGATCTGTTTCGAGGCAGTGTAGAACCTGGTAACTCATGCTTTATTGAGCGCAATGGCTGCAAGACTTACCTGGTGAGTGATGTCGAAGTCACACAAACCACTTGGGTAAGCCTAGATAAAGGTATGAATGTGAATACACATGAGCAAGTTTGGGGGTCAACCTTCGGGCCCTTGAGGTTTGAAAAACGGGAGAGTTTTGCCCATGAAATCCCAACTATCCTATGA
- a CDS encoding CpeR family transcriptional regulator — protein sequence MLPPEAQKKMQCWLRSRHLICSGNFFIFETVDYSAVERFSECVVALGGTIISVEPIDKLWMGDHRQVFLYRARASLHTPCHNLRQYWIKYGSFRTRFDVQ from the coding sequence ATGTTGCCACCAGAAGCTCAAAAAAAGATGCAATGCTGGCTCCGAAGCCGCCATTTGATTTGTTCAGGTAATTTTTTTATTTTTGAAACAGTAGACTATAGCGCCGTCGAGCGTTTTTCGGAATGCGTTGTAGCTTTAGGGGGAACCATAATTTCAGTTGAACCGATTGACAAATTGTGGATGGGAGATCATCGTCAAGTTTTTCTGTATCGTGCTAGAGCCAGTTTACATACTCCTTGCCATAACTTAAGGCAATACTGGATTAAATATGGTAGTTTTCGCACGCGATTTGATGTGCAGTAA
- a CDS encoding HEAT repeat domain-containing protein, which yields MELDQIETNLQNPDFKYRLDAIAALKNYPPEVAIPLLTKHIQDAEFLVRSFVARGLGNHQTSESFAALLQIMKFDNTPNVRAEAANSLSLFGKISASHLVQAFFMDDHWLLRRSILAALVELECAEELLEVCIQGIQGEDATVQEAAVEMLGSLAGSRQHQAALSQLLNLKNFESDGIRVQVAYALKHFHDPDAKQALAQLRQDADHRVVGAAMEDLL from the coding sequence ATGGAACTTGATCAAATCGAAACCAATCTGCAAAACCCCGATTTTAAATATCGGCTGGATGCGATCGCAGCTTTGAAAAATTATCCCCCTGAAGTAGCTATTCCTTTACTCACCAAGCATATCCAAGATGCAGAATTTCTAGTGCGATCGTTTGTTGCTAGGGGGTTGGGGAATCATCAAACATCCGAATCCTTTGCTGCCTTACTCCAGATTATGAAGTTTGATAACACTCCCAATGTGCGGGCAGAAGCTGCTAACTCGCTGTCTTTGTTTGGTAAGATATCAGCTTCCCATCTGGTTCAGGCATTTTTCATGGATGATCATTGGCTATTGCGCCGTAGCATCCTAGCAGCTTTGGTTGAACTGGAGTGTGCCGAAGAACTGCTTGAGGTTTGTATCCAAGGAATACAGGGAGAAGATGCAACTGTGCAGGAAGCAGCGGTAGAAATGCTGGGTAGTTTAGCTGGTTCCCGTCAACATCAAGCTGCCTTGTCCCAACTCCTCAATCTCAAGAATTTCGAGTCCGACGGCATTCGGGTACAGGTTGCTTATGCCTTGAAACACTTTCATGACCCCGATGCCAAGCAAGCCTTAGCTCAACTACGACAAGACGCAGATCATCGCGTCGTTGGGGCAGCTATGGAAGATTTGCTTTAA
- a CDS encoding transposase, whose protein sequence is MLVFEAKLEGQNVQYQALDEAIRTARFVRNACLRYWIDNKGIGRYDLNKFCAVLAANNEFPWVSKLNSMARQASAERAWSAIARFFDNCKKGKPGKKGFPRFNKEQTHGSVEYKTCGWRLSNDRRYITFSDGFKAGTFKLWGTRDLHFYQLKQFKRVRVVRRADGYYAQFCIDTERVERREPTGKTIGIDVGLNHFYTDSNGETIANPRHLRKSEKSLKRLQRRLSKTKKGSNNRVKFRNKLARKHLKVSRQRKDFAVKTARCVVKSNDLVAYEDLMVRNMLKNRHLAKSISDVSWSLFREWVEYFGACFGVVTVAVPPHYTSHNCSNCGEVVKKSLSTRTHICPHCGHTQDRDWNAARNILEKALSTAGHVGTNASGETDQYLSEETPSSKSTRGKRKPKE, encoded by the coding sequence ATGCTGGTATTTGAGGCAAAACTTGAAGGACAGAACGTACAGTATCAGGCGCTTGATGAAGCGATTAGAACTGCGCGTTTTGTGCGTAATGCTTGCCTCCGGTACTGGATAGACAACAAAGGTATTGGGCGTTACGACCTCAATAAATTCTGTGCTGTTCTTGCTGCTAATAACGAGTTCCCTTGGGTGTCCAAGCTCAACTCGATGGCTCGTCAAGCTAGCGCTGAAAGAGCATGGTCTGCGATTGCTCGGTTCTTTGATAATTGCAAAAAAGGTAAACCAGGGAAGAAAGGATTCCCAAGGTTTAACAAAGAGCAAACACATGGCTCTGTAGAATACAAAACCTGTGGGTGGCGACTTAGTAACGACCGTCGGTATATCACTTTTTCGGATGGATTTAAAGCAGGAACTTTCAAGCTTTGGGGAACTCGTGACCTGCATTTCTATCAACTTAAACAGTTTAAAAGGGTGCGGGTTGTGCGTCGTGCTGATGGGTATTATGCCCAGTTTTGTATTGACACTGAGCGAGTAGAAAGGCGAGAACCAACGGGTAAAACTATTGGAATCGATGTGGGATTGAACCACTTCTACACCGATAGTAACGGGGAAACCATCGCAAATCCGCGTCACCTGCGTAAAAGCGAGAAGTCTTTGAAACGGCTGCAACGCCGTCTTTCTAAGACTAAAAAGGGTTCTAATAATAGAGTCAAGTTTAGAAATAAGCTTGCGCGCAAACACCTCAAAGTAAGTCGCCAACGTAAAGACTTTGCTGTTAAGACAGCAAGGTGCGTAGTGAAGTCTAACGACCTTGTGGCGTATGAAGATTTGATGGTGCGAAATATGCTCAAGAATAGACACCTGGCTAAGTCGATTAGCGACGTTTCGTGGTCGTTGTTCCGTGAGTGGGTTGAGTATTTCGGCGCATGTTTTGGTGTGGTGACTGTTGCAGTTCCACCCCACTACACTTCGCACAATTGCTCTAACTGTGGTGAGGTTGTTAAGAAATCTCTTAGCACTAGAACTCATATTTGTCCTCATTGTGGACACACTCAAGACAGGGATTGGAACGCAGCGCGAAACATACTAGAAAAAGCATTAAGTACGGCGGGTCACGTCGGAACTAACGCCTCTGGAGAGACTGACCAATACTTGAGTGAGGAAACTCCTTCAAGCAAGTCAACTCGTGGAAAGAGGAAACCCAAGGAGTGA
- a CDS encoding PEP-CTERM sorting domain-containing protein (PEP-CTERM proteins occur, often in large numbers, in the proteomes of bacteria that also encode an exosortase, a predicted intramembrane cysteine proteinase. The presence of a PEP-CTERM domain at a protein's C-terminus predicts cleavage within the sorting domain, followed by covalent anchoring to some some component of the (usually Gram-negative) cell surface. Many PEP-CTERM proteins exhibit an unusual sequence composition that includes large numbers of potential glycosylation sites. Expression of one such protein has been shown restore the ability of a bacterium to form floc, a type of biofilm.): protein MNQVRPPKVRVALIGLLLASVFHATPVLGAILTRQEFSGDFTLVDASSILESFLPDNSEYSGFVVYSEDGTLSDWEVNVNNLDLNLNPDSTLDNIFTSLTPNVNFELSSESNWNLVVDFGIAFDAPRYTLERTSGSEITLTGELGLAGGYIYKDSNANIILSSSSTSIPEPTTLLGLLFGVGGIAVSKKARATKAEI, encoded by the coding sequence ATGAATCAAGTTCGACCCCCCAAAGTTCGCGTCGCCCTGATTGGTTTGCTACTAGCAAGCGTATTTCATGCTACTCCTGTGCTGGGAGCTATTCTAACTAGACAAGAATTTTCAGGTGATTTTACCTTAGTCGATGCTAGCTCCATACTGGAGAGCTTTTTGCCAGACAACAGCGAATATTCGGGATTTGTGGTTTACTCAGAGGACGGGACTTTGAGCGATTGGGAGGTAAACGTCAACAATCTAGACCTGAATTTGAATCCAGACTCTACTTTAGACAATATTTTTACCTCATTAACCCCAAATGTCAATTTTGAACTTTCTTCTGAGTCGAATTGGAATTTAGTGGTTGATTTTGGCATTGCTTTTGATGCTCCTAGATATACCTTAGAAAGAACTTCAGGCTCGGAAATTACCTTGACGGGTGAATTGGGATTGGCAGGAGGATACATTTATAAAGATTCCAATGCCAATATTATCCTGAGTTCTTCATCTACATCGATACCCGAACCCACTACCCTACTAGGTCTATTGTTTGGAGTCGGCGGAATTGCTGTCTCTAAAAAAGCTCGTGCAACTAAAGCTGAAATTTAG
- a CDS encoding phycobiliprotein lyase has product MTFQPQIVELTPKSLVQEFFQQSEGNWRSQRRYYTLKDGEAQEVESIITVRFLEQGNEELISLARLHEMADQTLLTCGVFTSWESNYIGPSPKQTTGSTVFGVLGTALYRDRGFSTTKPIIAKFSMRDPKTMCLRTEYSGNVFEEEVKLIGSQYRTRQTIISRAGEEQMIGQYLEKRIG; this is encoded by the coding sequence ATGACGTTTCAGCCTCAAATTGTTGAGCTAACCCCAAAATCCCTAGTGCAAGAGTTTTTCCAGCAATCGGAAGGAAACTGGCGATCGCAACGCCGTTACTACACCCTCAAAGATGGCGAAGCTCAAGAAGTGGAAAGTATAATCACTGTGCGGTTTCTGGAACAGGGAAACGAGGAACTGATTTCGTTAGCCCGTTTACACGAAATGGCAGATCAAACCCTATTGACCTGTGGAGTTTTTACAAGTTGGGAAAGCAACTATATTGGCCCGAGTCCCAAGCAGACCACAGGTTCAACAGTATTTGGGGTTTTAGGAACAGCATTGTATCGCGATCGCGGTTTTTCCACCACCAAACCGATCATTGCTAAATTCTCCATGCGTGACCCGAAAACTATGTGCCTGCGAACCGAGTACAGTGGAAACGTGTTTGAGGAAGAAGTGAAACTAATTGGCAGTCAATACCGCACGCGACAAACAATAATTTCCCGCGCTGGGGAAGAACAGATGATTGGACAGTATTTAGAAAAGCGAATCGGCTAG
- a CDS encoding DUF3288 family protein, which yields MAEEYGTKDQQHPLYNRDRPLIDILLSQEITDYHLAELARLRIRYQGFPGARDIQKDLDQALQQWGLTEAELFEKTRQLHDLGGIYKNRRKKQE from the coding sequence ATGGCAGAAGAATACGGAACTAAGGATCAACAACATCCACTTTACAACCGCGATCGCCCCCTTATTGATATTTTACTCTCTCAAGAGATAACAGACTATCATCTAGCTGAATTAGCTAGGCTGCGAATTCGTTATCAAGGCTTTCCAGGCGCTAGAGATATCCAGAAAGACCTGGATCAAGCCTTGCAGCAGTGGGGTTTGACAGAAGCCGAACTGTTTGAAAAAACTCGCCAACTCCACGATCTTGGCGGCATTTACAAAAATCGCCGCAAAAAACAAGAATAA
- a CDS encoding ATP-dependent Clp protease ATP-binding subunit: MFEHFTSEAIKVIMLAQEEARRLGHNFVGTEQILLGLLGEGTGVGAKVLTELGVTLKEARSEVEKIIGRGSGFVPPEIPFTPKVKSLFEQSFKEAHSLGQNYINTEHLLLGLTEAGEGVAAKVLQNLGVDLKSVRTAVVRRIGEGASVGVGGGGNRRSQALTVEEFGRNLTKLAQEGKLDPVVGREKEIQRAVQILGRRTKNNPVLIGEPGVGKTAIAEGLAQRIVNQDVPDILLDKQVISLDMGLLVAGTRFRGDFEERIKKVVDEVRSEGNIILVIDEVHTLVGAGGTEGGLDAANILKPALARGELQCIGATTLDEYRKHIERDAALERRFQSILVGEPSVEETIDILYGLRSAYEQHHKVEISDAAVVAAAQLSDRYISDRFLPDKAIDLIDEAGSRVRLRNSQGSANKELKRQLSGVTKSKQEAVRLQDFDKAGKLRDQELALEAEIQAGLQTEQTIKSVVVDEEDIAQIVASWTGVPVNKLTESESELLLHLEDTLHQRLIGQEQAVTSVSRAIRRARVGLKNPNRPIASFIFSGPTGVGKTELAKALAAYFFGSEEAMIRLDMSEYMESHTVSKLIGSPPGYVGYDEGGQLTEAVRRKPYTVLLFDEIEKAHPDVFNMLLQILDDGHLTDAKGRKVDFKNTLIILTSNIGSKVIEKGGGGLGFEFNNQAEASYNRIRTLVNEELKGYFRPEFLNRLDEIIVFTQLSRDEVKQIADIMLRDVASRLTEKGITLEVTERFKELVVQEGYNPSYGARPLRRAIMRLLEDSLAEAMLSGEITDGDTAIVDVDDDNLVRVRKSEKRELLLANAG, encoded by the coding sequence ATGTTTGAACACTTCACTTCCGAAGCCATTAAAGTAATTATGCTCGCTCAGGAGGAAGCACGTCGCCTGGGACACAATTTCGTAGGCACAGAGCAAATTCTCCTGGGTTTACTTGGAGAAGGAACTGGGGTTGGTGCCAAAGTGCTGACTGAATTGGGCGTTACTCTAAAAGAAGCACGTAGCGAAGTAGAGAAAATTATTGGTAGGGGTTCTGGTTTTGTACCGCCAGAAATTCCTTTTACCCCCAAGGTCAAAAGCCTCTTCGAGCAATCGTTTAAAGAAGCCCATAGTCTTGGACAAAACTACATCAACACTGAACACTTACTCTTGGGCTTGACCGAGGCTGGTGAAGGTGTCGCCGCCAAAGTGCTACAAAATTTAGGGGTTGACCTCAAGAGTGTCCGCACTGCGGTAGTTCGTCGTATAGGTGAAGGCGCATCTGTTGGCGTAGGTGGTGGTGGCAATAGACGCAGCCAAGCTTTAACCGTAGAAGAATTTGGCAGAAATTTAACCAAGCTAGCACAAGAAGGCAAGCTCGACCCAGTGGTCGGTCGTGAAAAAGAAATCCAGCGTGCCGTGCAAATTCTCGGTCGCCGCACCAAGAATAACCCCGTGTTAATTGGAGAACCAGGGGTTGGTAAAACTGCGATCGCTGAAGGTCTAGCTCAACGCATTGTCAATCAAGATGTTCCCGACATTTTGCTGGATAAGCAAGTCATCAGCCTAGATATGGGCTTGTTGGTGGCTGGAACTCGTTTCCGTGGTGATTTTGAAGAACGCATCAAGAAAGTCGTCGATGAAGTCCGCTCCGAAGGCAACATCATCTTAGTGATTGATGAAGTTCATACCTTAGTTGGTGCTGGTGGCACAGAGGGTGGCTTAGATGCAGCCAACATCCTCAAACCTGCCTTGGCACGGGGTGAACTCCAGTGCATCGGTGCCACCACACTTGACGAATACCGTAAACATATTGAGCGTGATGCAGCTTTAGAGCGTCGTTTCCAATCTATTTTGGTAGGCGAACCCTCAGTAGAAGAAACCATCGATATACTTTACGGCTTACGCAGCGCTTACGAGCAGCACCATAAAGTGGAAATTTCTGATGCGGCTGTTGTGGCAGCAGCTCAGTTGTCAGACCGTTATATTAGCGATCGCTTCTTGCCAGATAAAGCAATTGACTTGATTGATGAAGCTGGTTCTCGTGTACGGTTGCGAAATTCTCAGGGTTCTGCTAATAAAGAACTCAAACGCCAACTGTCTGGTGTCACCAAATCTAAACAAGAAGCAGTCAGACTTCAAGATTTTGACAAAGCTGGGAAACTGCGCGACCAGGAATTAGCACTGGAAGCAGAAATCCAAGCGGGATTACAAACTGAGCAAACTATCAAATCCGTCGTCGTTGACGAAGAAGATATTGCTCAAATTGTTGCTTCTTGGACTGGCGTACCAGTCAACAAGCTTACAGAATCTGAGTCAGAGTTGCTTTTGCACTTAGAAGATACGCTGCACCAGCGGTTAATTGGTCAAGAGCAAGCAGTCACTTCTGTATCACGTGCCATCCGCCGGGCGCGAGTTGGGTTAAAAAATCCCAATCGCCCCATTGCCAGCTTTATCTTCTCTGGGCCTACCGGAGTAGGTAAGACAGAATTGGCGAAAGCATTAGCGGCTTATTTCTTCGGTTCCGAAGAAGCAATGATTCGCCTCGACATGTCCGAATACATGGAAAGCCACACCGTCTCCAAGCTGATTGGTTCGCCTCCTGGTTACGTGGGATACGACGAAGGCGGACAGCTTACTGAAGCAGTGCGGCGTAAACCATACACAGTGTTGCTATTCGACGAAATCGAGAAAGCACACCCTGATGTCTTCAACATGCTGCTGCAAATCTTGGATGACGGACACCTCACCGATGCCAAAGGTCGCAAAGTAGACTTCAAGAACACTTTGATTATTTTGACTTCTAACATCGGTTCCAAAGTCATTGAAAAAGGTGGTGGTGGTTTGGGCTTTGAGTTTAATAATCAAGCTGAAGCTAGTTACAACCGCATCCGCACTTTGGTAAATGAAGAACTCAAAGGTTACTTCCGTCCTGAGTTTCTCAACCGACTTGATGAAATTATCGTCTTCACTCAGCTTTCCAGGGACGAAGTTAAGCAAATTGCTGACATTATGCTCCGCGATGTTGCTAGCCGTTTGACTGAAAAGGGAATTACTCTAGAAGTCACTGAACGCTTCAAAGAGCTTGTGGTACAAGAAGGCTATAACCCCAGTTACGGTGCAAGACCGTTACGTCGGGCAATTATGCGCCTGTTGGAAGATTCCCTGGCTGAAGCAATGCTCTCTGGCGAAATCACCGATGGAGACACAGCCATTGTCGATGTTGATGATGACAATCTAGTCAGAGTCAGGAAGTCAGAAAAAAGAGAGTTACTTTTAGCTAATGCTGGCTAG
- a CDS encoding TIGR03643 family protein — protein MKLPNLDSETIDRIIEMAWEDRTPIEAIEAQFGLLEKQVIALMRQQMKESSFRMWRERVTKRKTKHLKKRDFITGRFKSQNQK, from the coding sequence ATGAAGCTACCAAACTTAGATTCTGAAACCATTGATCGCATCATTGAGATGGCATGGGAAGATAGAACACCAATTGAAGCTATTGAGGCTCAGTTTGGACTACTTGAGAAACAGGTAATAGCCTTAATGCGGCAGCAAATGAAAGAATCCAGTTTTCGGATGTGGCGAGAGCGAGTCACAAAACGCAAGACAAAGCATTTAAAAAAGCGAGATTTTATTACAGGTAGGTTTAAGTCGCAAAATCAAAAATGA
- a CDS encoding 2-phosphosulfolactate phosphatase family protein — MKLFVYHTPELTPNGKAPDCAIAVDVLRATSTIATVLAAGGEAVQVFSDLDQLIQVSEKWPSEKRLRAGERGGAKVTGFELGNSPLDCTPELVQGCRLFISTTNGTRALQTIQHSPTVLAAALINRAAVVQHLLEKQPETVWIVGSGWEGSFSLEDTVCAGAIAHSLVEQTQLSPEELAGNDEVISAIALYSQWQNDLLGLFHQASHGQRLLRLECYEDLKYCSQTDILDVLPIQREPGVLKSQ, encoded by the coding sequence GTGAAGCTATTTGTATACCACACACCGGAATTGACTCCAAATGGTAAAGCTCCAGACTGCGCGATCGCAGTCGATGTCTTGCGAGCCACCAGCACAATAGCAACTGTCTTGGCAGCTGGAGGTGAAGCTGTGCAAGTCTTCAGTGATTTAGACCAACTCATCCAAGTGAGCGAAAAATGGCCTTCAGAAAAACGACTGCGAGCAGGAGAACGTGGCGGTGCGAAAGTAACTGGTTTTGAACTAGGTAACTCACCCCTCGACTGTACACCAGAACTGGTGCAGGGGTGTCGCCTGTTCATCAGTACTACTAATGGCACTCGTGCCTTACAAACAATACAACACTCGCCAACTGTACTAGCAGCAGCTTTGATTAACCGAGCTGCGGTAGTGCAACATCTTCTCGAAAAGCAACCAGAGACAGTATGGATTGTCGGTTCAGGTTGGGAAGGTAGTTTTTCTCTTGAGGATACAGTCTGTGCAGGTGCGATCGCTCATAGTCTTGTAGAACAAACCCAGTTATCACCAGAGGAGTTAGCTGGTAATGATGAAGTAATTAGTGCGATCGCTCTTTACTCACAGTGGCAAAATGATTTATTGGGATTATTTCACCAAGCTAGTCATGGCCAGCGATTATTACGCCTGGAATGTTATGAAGACCTAAAATATTGTTCTCAAACTGATATTTTAGATGTTTTGCCCATTCAACGAGAACCGGGGGTTTTGAAAAGCCAATAA